In Pantoea cypripedii, the DNA window GGGTTGAAGTCAGCGGCGATCGTCATGAATACCTCATACCTTTCAATCAGTTATTAGATATCGTTTGTAAGCGGGGATTGGTATGGGGTGAGCTGGAATTTTTGCTACCAGCAGACCAGGTGGTGCGACTGCACGGCACCGAGTGGCAGGAAACGCAGCGCTTTTTTCATTATCTGCAACAAGCCTGGCAACGCTGGAGCGAGGAGATGAGTGAGGTCTGCGTTGATGTGCTGACTCACTTACAACAGGAAATCTTTGCTTTTACCGGGCAGGACCGCTGGCTGAAACGCAGCGAACTCAACGCGGTGAAGGAAAATATCACCCGGCAATTCTCCGCGCTACCTTTGCCAACATCACGTCTTGAAAAGTTCGAAAATTGCCGCGAACTGTGGCAATTCTGCCAGCAATGGCTGGAACAGGGTGACGCAGCCATCCGTCAGCGCAATCGTGAATGGACCACCAAAGTTCTGCAGGAGTATCAGGCGTTCTTCTCAACGGTGGAAACGACCCCGTTGAACCCCTCGCAATGTGAAGCTGTGGTCAATGGTGAGGACGCGTTGCTGGTGCTGGCGGGTGCCGGCAGTGGCAAAACCTCGGTGCTGGTCGCGCGGGCGGGCTGGTTGCTAAGGCGCAAACTGGCACAGCCGGAACAAATTTTGTTGCTGGCGTTTGGACGTCAGGCGGCAGAAGAGATGAATGACCGCATTCAGACCAGGCTTGGGGAAAGCGCAATTCAGGCGCGTACCTTCCATGCGCTGGCTTTGCATATCATTCGCGAGGGCAGCAATAAACAACCGGCCATCAGCAAACTGGAAAGTGACAGTAAAGCCCGCCGTCAATTGCTGATCGAGGCCTGGCGTGAACAATGCGGCAGTAAAAAAGCTCAGGCCAGCGGCTGGCGTCAGTGGCTCCAGGAGGAGCTGGAATGGGAAATTGCCGACGGGCCATTCTGGCAGGATGACAAACTGGCGCAGCGCCTGGCATCGCGTCTGGAACGCTGGCTGGGGCTGATGCGCATGCACGGCGGTGCGCAGACCGCGATGATTGATGATGTACCGGAAGAACATCGCGATCAATTTAGCAAACGTATTAAGTTGATGGCTCCGATCCTGAAAGCATGGAAAAGCGCGCTGAAAGAGGAGGGGGCTGTCGATTTCTCCGGTTTGATCCATCAGGCGATTGCCATCCTGGAGAAAGGACGGTTTATCAGTCCCTGGAAACATATTCTGGTGGATGAATTTCAGGACATCTCCCCGCAGCGTGCTGCATTACTGACCGCATTGCGTCAGCAAAACAAACGCACGGCGCTGTTTGCTGTAGGTGATGACTGGCAGGCCATTTATCGTTTTAGCGGCGCGGAGATGAGCCTGACCACCGCCTTCCATCATTATTTTGGCGAAGGTGACCGCTGCGTGCTGGATACCACTTATCGCTTTAACGATCGTATTGGTGAGATTGCCAATCGTTTTGTGCAGCAAAACCCACACCAGTTGCGCAAGCCGCTGAATAGTCTGACCAAAGGTAACAAGAAGTCGGTGACGTTACTGGCGCAGGAGCAACTTGAACCATTGCTCGATAAGTTAAGTGGTTACGTGAAACCGGAGGAACGTGTTCTGCTGCTGGCACGCTACCATCATTTACGCCCGGCGTTGCTGGATAAAGCCAAAACCCGCTGGCCAAAACTGCAACTGGATTTCATGACCATCCATGCCAGCAAAGGGCAGCAGGCGGATTATGTCATTGTGCTCGGCTTGCATGAAGGGCGCGATGGATTCCCGGCGGCAGCACGCGAATCCATTATGGAACAGGGATTGTTACCGCAGCCTGAGGCTTTCCCTGACGCAGAAGAACGTCGCTTAGCCTACGTGGCGCTGACGCGTGCACGTCAGCAGGTATGGTTGCTGTTCGATAAAGATCGGCCTTCCGTTTTTGTCGGGCATTTCCGTGATTTAGGCGTGCCGCAGAACCGGAAAGCCTGATGCATTACGATTGAAGGCGTTCTGCCAGGTAACGTGGGTAATCAGGGATCTGGATCTCCACTTCACGGGCAAACAACGGCGACTGGATCAGGAAATCTGCGGTGGAGCGGTTAGTCGCCACCGGGATATTCCAGACTGTCGCCAGGCGCAGCAACGCTTTGACGTCCGGATCGTGTGGTACGGCGTTTAGCGGGTCCCAGAAGAAGAACAGCACATC includes these proteins:
- the helD gene encoding DNA helicase IV encodes the protein MELKATSMGKRLAQHPYNRVRLLAAGVEVSGDRHEYLIPFNQLLDIVCKRGLVWGELEFLLPADQVVRLHGTEWQETQRFFHYLQQAWQRWSEEMSEVCVDVLTHLQQEIFAFTGQDRWLKRSELNAVKENITRQFSALPLPTSRLEKFENCRELWQFCQQWLEQGDAAIRQRNREWTTKVLQEYQAFFSTVETTPLNPSQCEAVVNGEDALLVLAGAGSGKTSVLVARAGWLLRRKLAQPEQILLLAFGRQAAEEMNDRIQTRLGESAIQARTFHALALHIIREGSNKQPAISKLESDSKARRQLLIEAWREQCGSKKAQASGWRQWLQEELEWEIADGPFWQDDKLAQRLASRLERWLGLMRMHGGAQTAMIDDVPEEHRDQFSKRIKLMAPILKAWKSALKEEGAVDFSGLIHQAIAILEKGRFISPWKHILVDEFQDISPQRAALLTALRQQNKRTALFAVGDDWQAIYRFSGAEMSLTTAFHHYFGEGDRCVLDTTYRFNDRIGEIANRFVQQNPHQLRKPLNSLTKGNKKSVTLLAQEQLEPLLDKLSGYVKPEERVLLLARYHHLRPALLDKAKTRWPKLQLDFMTIHASKGQQADYVIVLGLHEGRDGFPAAARESIMEQGLLPQPEAFPDAEERRLAYVALTRARQQVWLLFDKDRPSVFVGHFRDLGVPQNRKA